One segment of Setaria viridis chromosome 4, Setaria_viridis_v4.0, whole genome shotgun sequence DNA contains the following:
- the LOC117853733 gene encoding uncharacterized protein, translated as MDFTRKKSSHRHNMEIPSLDDLRRMRHYIISSSDEATPWINEHMDELRNTNSHNVDRRHKAEFVHWFERKIRNLHAEGKADEMIYSLSHGPEQIVSVRNRCAINEFFFWTSDVEKNLSTQDSGVVVKGDDGMEWYGVIKKIIILDFPN; from the exons ATGGACTTCACTAGAAAGAAAAGTAGTCATAGGCACAATATGGAGATACCTTCTCTTGATGACTTGCGCAGGATGAGGCACTACATAATATCCAGCAGTGATGAGGCTACTCCATGGATAAA TGAGCACATGGACGAATTGAGGAACACCAACTCGCATAATGTTGATAGAAGGCACAAGGCTGAATTTGTACATTGGTTCGAGCGTAAA ATCAGGAACTTACATGCAGAGGGAAAAGCAGATGAAATGATTTATTCTCTATCTCATGGTCCAGAACAAATAGTTAGTGTGAGGAACAGGTGTGCCATCAATGAGTTTTTCTTCTGGACATCagatgtagagaaaaatctatcaacacagGACAGTGGTGTTGTCGTCAAGGGTGatgatggcatggaatggtatggagtgataaaaaaaatcatcatccttgattttcctaactag